From the genome of Rathayibacter sp. VKM Ac-2759, one region includes:
- the pnuC gene encoding nicotinamide riboside transporter PnuC encodes MDIVNWLFDAQLVIGDQTILWREVIGNVFGLLSALGGMRRKVWAWPVGLVGNALLFTVFMGALFDTPNPVNLLGQAGRQVMFIIVSIYGWYRWTHRPEAATSTIEPRWASWRTRGLLVLGMVGGTAVLTPLFRALGSYEPVWSDAWIFVGSLLATYGMAKGWVEFWLIWVAVDLVGVPLLFSAGYYASGLMYVFYGAFTLTGFFVWLRQARRPVPPIVTVG; translated from the coding sequence GTGGACATCGTGAACTGGCTGTTCGACGCGCAGCTCGTCATCGGTGACCAGACGATCCTGTGGCGCGAGGTGATCGGCAACGTCTTCGGCCTGCTCAGCGCGCTCGGCGGCATGCGCCGGAAGGTCTGGGCGTGGCCGGTCGGGCTCGTCGGCAACGCGCTGCTGTTCACCGTGTTCATGGGGGCGCTGTTCGACACTCCGAACCCGGTCAACCTGCTCGGCCAGGCCGGCCGGCAGGTGATGTTCATCATCGTCAGCATCTACGGCTGGTACCGCTGGACGCACCGCCCCGAGGCGGCGACGAGCACGATCGAGCCCCGCTGGGCCTCCTGGCGCACGCGCGGGCTGCTGGTGCTCGGCATGGTCGGCGGCACCGCGGTCCTCACTCCGCTGTTCCGCGCGCTCGGCTCCTACGAGCCGGTGTGGAGCGACGCGTGGATCTTCGTCGGCTCGCTGCTCGCCACCTACGGGATGGCCAAGGGCTGGGTCGAGTTCTGGCTGATCTGGGTGGCGGTCGACCTGGTCGGCGTGCCGCTGCTGTTCTCGGCCGGCTACTACGCGTCCGGGCTGATGTACGTGTTCTACGGCGCGTTCACGCTGACCGGCTTCTTCGTCTGGCTGCGCCAGGCGCGCCGCCCCGTGCCGCCGATCGTCACGGTCGGCTAG
- a CDS encoding transcriptional repressor has translation MVKRNTWQREAVREALTGRDDFVSAQGLHSALHASGSPIGLATVYRALADLAGEGEADSLQSPEGESLYRACTPGTHHHHLICRRCGLTVEIAADEVETWARSVAAQNGFTEAHHVVDVFGLCADCTRATV, from the coding sequence GTGGTCAAGCGCAACACCTGGCAGCGCGAGGCGGTGCGCGAGGCGCTGACGGGCCGCGACGACTTCGTCAGCGCGCAGGGTCTGCACAGCGCGCTGCACGCCTCCGGATCGCCGATCGGGCTCGCGACGGTCTACCGCGCGCTGGCCGATCTGGCCGGCGAGGGCGAGGCCGACTCGCTGCAGTCGCCCGAGGGCGAGAGCCTCTACCGGGCCTGCACGCCGGGCACGCACCACCACCACCTGATCTGCCGCCGCTGCGGGCTGACCGTCGAGATCGCGGCCGACGAGGTCGAGACGTGGGCCCGCTCCGTCGCGGCGCAGAACGGATTCACCGAGGCGCACCACGTGGTCGACGTGTTCGGCCTCTGCGCCGACTGCACGCGCGCGACGGTGTAG
- a CDS encoding metal ABC transporter permease, translating into MTDDVWSQIFDFSDYGALLALLMNSVIAGAVLGVVGGLIGVFVMSRDMAFAVHGISELSFAGASAGLLLGVGVVQGSIVGSLIAALLIGLLGSRARDRNSIIAVLMPFGLGLGILCLALYPGRSANKFGLLTGQIVAVDDPQLGWLIAISVVVVIGLALIWRPLTFASVDADVAAARGIPTRALSIVFMLLLGLAVAVSVQIVGSLLVLAILVTPAAAALRVSASPVLVPLLSVLFAVGALVGGILLALGGSVPISPYVTTISFAIYVVCRIIGRNGVRRGVRLRVGA; encoded by the coding sequence ATGACCGACGACGTCTGGTCGCAGATCTTCGACTTCTCGGACTACGGGGCGCTGCTCGCGCTGCTGATGAACTCGGTGATCGCCGGAGCCGTCCTCGGCGTCGTCGGCGGGCTCATCGGCGTCTTCGTGATGTCGCGCGACATGGCCTTCGCGGTCCACGGCATCAGCGAGCTGTCGTTCGCGGGCGCCTCCGCCGGTCTGCTGCTCGGCGTCGGAGTCGTGCAGGGCTCCATCGTCGGCTCGCTCATCGCGGCCCTGCTGATCGGGCTGCTCGGCTCGCGCGCGCGGGACCGCAACTCAATCATCGCCGTGCTGATGCCGTTCGGCCTCGGCCTCGGCATCCTCTGCCTCGCGTTGTACCCGGGGCGCAGCGCCAACAAGTTCGGCCTGCTCACCGGGCAGATCGTGGCCGTCGACGACCCGCAGCTCGGCTGGCTGATCGCCATCTCGGTCGTCGTCGTCATCGGGCTCGCGCTGATCTGGCGGCCGCTGACGTTCGCGAGCGTCGACGCCGATGTCGCGGCGGCCCGCGGGATCCCGACGCGCGCGCTGTCGATCGTCTTCATGCTGCTGCTGGGGCTCGCGGTCGCCGTCTCGGTGCAGATCGTCGGCTCGCTGCTCGTGCTCGCGATCCTCGTCACTCCGGCCGCCGCCGCGCTGCGCGTCTCGGCGTCGCCGGTGCTCGTCCCGCTGCTGAGCGTGCTCTTCGCCGTCGGCGCGCTCGTCGGCGGGATCCTGCTGGCGCTCGGCGGCTCCGTCCCGATCAGCCCCTACGTGACCACGATCTCGTTCGCGATCTACGTGGTCTGCCGGATCATCGGCCGCAACGGGGTCCGCCGGGGCGTGCGGCTCAGGGTCGGCGCGTAG
- a CDS encoding ATP-binding cassette domain-containing protein: protein MTPTDSTLGPASPEAGPSVLQLRGAGLRFGDRELWSGVDLDVQAGEFVAVLGANGSGKTSLLKAVLGQQALSEGELRVLGAPVHRGNRRIGYIPQQKLADDGTPLRARDLIGLGIDGHRFGLPLPSRSRRAQVDALLESVGATGFGDAPIGSLSGGEQQRVRVGQALAGDPALLLCDEPLIALDLAHQRAVSELIDRHRRERRLGVLFVTHDVNPVLGMVDRVLYLAGGRFRVGTPDEVLRSEVLSELYDAPVDVIRARGRVIVVGAPDHSHVHEHEHGEERA, encoded by the coding sequence GTGACCCCGACCGACTCGACCCTCGGGCCCGCTTCTCCGGAGGCGGGCCCTTCGGTGCTGCAGCTGCGCGGGGCCGGGCTCCGCTTCGGCGACCGCGAGCTGTGGAGCGGCGTCGACCTCGACGTGCAGGCGGGGGAGTTCGTCGCGGTCCTCGGCGCGAACGGCTCGGGCAAGACGAGCCTGCTGAAGGCCGTGCTCGGCCAGCAGGCTCTCAGCGAGGGCGAGCTGCGCGTGCTCGGCGCGCCCGTGCACCGCGGCAACCGCCGCATCGGGTACATCCCCCAGCAGAAGCTCGCCGACGACGGCACGCCGCTGCGCGCGCGCGACCTCATCGGCCTCGGCATCGACGGGCACCGCTTCGGCCTCCCGCTGCCCTCCCGCTCGCGGCGCGCCCAGGTCGACGCGCTGCTCGAGTCGGTCGGCGCCACCGGCTTCGGCGACGCCCCCATCGGCAGCCTCTCCGGAGGCGAGCAGCAGCGCGTCCGCGTCGGTCAGGCCCTCGCCGGCGATCCCGCGCTCCTGCTCTGCGACGAGCCGCTGATCGCCCTCGACCTCGCGCACCAGCGCGCGGTGAGCGAGCTGATCGACCGGCACCGCCGCGAGCGCCGGCTCGGGGTCCTCTTCGTGACGCACGACGTGAATCCGGTGCTCGGGATGGTCGACCGCGTGCTCTACCTCGCGGGCGGCCGGTTCCGCGTCGGCACGCCCGACGAGGTGCTGCGCTCGGAGGTCCTCAGCGAGCTCTACGACGCGCCCGTCGACGTCATCCGCGCCCGCGGCCGCGTGATCGTGGTCGGCGCACCCGACCACAGTCACGTCCACGAGCACGAGCACGGGGAGGAGCGCGCATGA
- a CDS encoding zinc ABC transporter substrate-binding protein: MKTRTLSLTALLGASALALTACSGTGSASDAATDGPVQIVASTDVYGDLAASVGGDLVEVTSIIDSPDKDPHEYEATARDQLAVSGAALVIENGGGYDPFIETMLDASDSDASVITATVAAGLEDEHDHEHEGESADDTADDTDAAHEHAEFNEHVWYDLAAVRDVVTVIGDQLSTIDPGHTSTYTANVATLNAQLDALVEREASLASTLGGRSIAITEPVPLYMTDALGLVNATPEAFSEAVEEGTDVPATTLQDTLALFTGGRVDALVYNEQTESAQTDALLDAADAAGIPAVGVTETLPDDAGGYVGWMTANLDAIEGALSS, encoded by the coding sequence GTGAAGACCCGCACCCTCTCGCTCACCGCCCTGCTCGGCGCCTCCGCCCTCGCGCTGACCGCCTGCTCCGGCACCGGATCCGCCTCCGACGCCGCCACCGACGGGCCCGTGCAGATCGTCGCCTCGACCGACGTCTACGGCGACCTCGCGGCGAGCGTGGGCGGCGATCTCGTCGAGGTCACGAGCATCATCGACAGCCCCGACAAGGACCCGCACGAGTACGAGGCGACCGCCCGCGACCAGCTCGCCGTCTCGGGCGCCGCGCTCGTGATCGAGAACGGCGGAGGCTACGACCCGTTCATCGAGACCATGCTCGACGCCTCCGACTCCGACGCCTCCGTGATCACCGCCACCGTCGCCGCCGGTCTCGAGGACGAGCACGACCACGAGCACGAGGGCGAGTCCGCGGACGACACCGCCGACGACACCGACGCCGCCCACGAGCACGCCGAGTTCAACGAGCACGTCTGGTACGACCTCGCCGCCGTGCGCGACGTCGTCACCGTGATCGGCGACCAGCTCTCGACGATCGACCCCGGCCACACCTCGACCTACACGGCGAACGTCGCGACCCTGAACGCGCAGCTCGACGCCCTCGTCGAGCGCGAGGCGTCGCTCGCGAGCACCCTCGGCGGCCGCTCGATCGCGATCACCGAGCCCGTGCCGCTCTACATGACCGACGCGCTGGGGCTCGTCAACGCGACTCCGGAGGCGTTCAGCGAGGCGGTCGAGGAGGGCACCGACGTGCCCGCGACGACGCTCCAGGACACCCTCGCCCTCTTCACGGGCGGCAGGGTCGACGCCCTGGTCTACAACGAGCAGACCGAGAGCGCCCAGACGGACGCGCTGCTCGACGCCGCCGATGCGGCCGGGATCCCCGCGGTCGGCGTCACCGAGACGCTGCCCGACGACGCCGGCGGCTACGTCGGCTGGATGACCGCGAACCTCGACGCGATCGAGGGAGCCCTCTCGTCGTGA
- a CDS encoding LacI family DNA-binding transcriptional regulator, with protein sequence MAVTLHDVARAAGVSIKTVSNVINDYPHIRPATRARVEAAIAELGYRPNLSARSLRRGRTGVIGLALPELSLPYFAELADSVMRAADQRGLTVLIEQTEGDPARERSVLTSARRQLTDGLLFSPLGLGAADEEELAVEFPLVLLGERLFTPHLDHVTMQNVAAARAATAHLLESGRRRIVALGSYGGEGVSTASLRLQGYREALESAGLAVDRALIGSSGPWRRSGGAEAMRRLLEAGVDFDGVFALNDTLALGAMRALQDAGVRVPHDVAVIGFDDIDEARYSSPSLSSIDSGRDEIARTAVDVLQARIDGTATEPPALFEASFRVVARESSARA encoded by the coding sequence GTGGCGGTCACCCTGCACGACGTCGCCCGCGCGGCGGGGGTCTCGATCAAGACGGTCTCCAACGTCATCAACGACTACCCGCACATCCGGCCCGCCACCCGCGCGCGGGTCGAGGCGGCGATCGCCGAGCTCGGCTACCGCCCCAACCTCTCCGCCAGGAGCCTCCGGCGCGGGCGGACCGGCGTGATCGGGCTCGCCCTGCCCGAGCTGAGCCTCCCGTACTTCGCCGAGCTGGCCGACAGCGTCATGCGCGCCGCCGACCAGCGCGGACTCACCGTGCTGATCGAGCAGACCGAGGGCGATCCCGCGCGCGAGCGCAGCGTGCTCACGAGCGCGCGCCGCCAGCTCACCGACGGGCTCCTGTTCAGCCCCCTCGGGCTCGGAGCGGCCGACGAGGAGGAGCTCGCCGTCGAGTTCCCGCTCGTCCTGCTCGGCGAGCGCCTCTTCACGCCGCACCTCGACCACGTCACCATGCAGAACGTCGCGGCGGCGCGCGCGGCGACCGCGCACCTCCTCGAGTCGGGGCGCAGGCGCATCGTCGCGCTCGGCTCCTACGGCGGCGAGGGCGTCAGCACGGCCTCGCTCCGTCTGCAGGGGTACCGCGAGGCGCTCGAGAGCGCGGGGCTCGCCGTCGACCGGGCGCTGATCGGGAGCTCCGGCCCCTGGCGCCGATCGGGCGGCGCGGAGGCGATGCGCCGTCTCCTCGAGGCGGGAGTCGACTTCGACGGGGTCTTCGCCCTCAACGACACCCTGGCGCTCGGAGCGATGAGGGCACTGCAGGACGCCGGTGTGCGCGTGCCGCACGACGTGGCCGTGATCGGCTTCGACGACATCGACGAAGCGCGGTACTCCTCCCCCAGCCTGTCGAGCATCGACTCGGGCCGCGACGAGATCGCGCGCACCGCCGTCGACGTCCTGCAGGCCCGCATCGACGGCACGGCGACCGAGCCTCCGGCGCTGTTCGAGGCGTCCTTCCGCGTGGTCGCCCGGGAGTCGTCCGCGCGGGCTTGA
- a CDS encoding alpha-N-arabinofuranosidase, producing MTDAPAAASAHIALDPAAVVAPVNPRLFGSFVEHLGRCVYDGIYEPGHPTANEDGFRLDVVELVKELGSTTIRYPGGNFVSGYRWEDGVGPRAERPRRRDLAWHSLETNEVGLDDFAKWAKLTGSEIMYAVNLGTRGVMEALDVLEYANGPAGTALADQRIANGATEPHDIRMWCLGNEMDGPWQVGHMNADDYGKLASRTAKALKIADPSLELVVCGSSGSSMPTFGEWERVVLEHAYDDVEYVSCHAYYQEYAGDLGSFLASSLEMEYFIATVAATVDHVKFKLKKTKDIKLSFDEWNVWYLEEWQAKEKADAEGDQSTREWEYAPRLLEDVYSVADAVVVGNLLITLLKNSDRVTSASLAQLVNVIAPIMTEPGGAAWRQTTFFPFATTARLASGSVLKPRVEVGTYSTARHGDAPLVDAVATLDEGRASVFLVNRSIAEPLEVSVDVSGLGVSSVAEAVALFDEDPYAKNTKDDQERVGLRDASATLADGVLTMTLPPVSWTAVALTA from the coding sequence ATGACCGACGCCCCCGCCGCCGCCTCGGCGCACATCGCCCTCGACCCGGCCGCCGTGGTCGCGCCCGTCAACCCGCGGCTGTTCGGCTCGTTCGTCGAGCACCTCGGCCGGTGCGTCTACGACGGCATCTACGAGCCCGGGCACCCGACCGCCAACGAGGACGGCTTCCGCCTCGACGTGGTCGAGCTGGTCAAGGAGCTCGGATCGACCACGATCCGCTACCCCGGCGGCAACTTCGTCTCGGGCTACCGCTGGGAGGACGGCGTCGGCCCGCGCGCCGAGCGCCCCCGCCGCCGCGACCTCGCCTGGCACTCGCTCGAGACCAACGAGGTCGGCCTCGACGACTTCGCCAAGTGGGCGAAGCTCACCGGCAGCGAGATCATGTACGCCGTCAACCTCGGCACCCGCGGGGTGATGGAGGCGCTCGACGTGCTCGAGTACGCGAACGGCCCCGCGGGCACCGCCCTCGCCGACCAGCGCATCGCGAACGGTGCGACCGAGCCGCACGACATCCGGATGTGGTGCCTCGGCAACGAGATGGACGGCCCCTGGCAGGTCGGCCACATGAACGCCGACGACTACGGCAAGCTCGCCTCCCGCACGGCCAAGGCCCTCAAGATCGCGGATCCGTCGCTCGAGCTGGTCGTCTGCGGCTCGTCCGGGTCGAGCATGCCCACGTTCGGCGAGTGGGAGCGCGTGGTCCTCGAGCACGCCTACGACGACGTCGAGTACGTCTCGTGCCACGCCTACTACCAGGAGTACGCCGGCGACCTCGGCTCGTTCCTCGCCTCCTCCCTCGAGATGGAGTACTTCATCGCCACGGTCGCCGCGACCGTCGACCACGTGAAGTTCAAGCTCAAGAAGACCAAGGACATCAAGCTCTCGTTCGACGAGTGGAACGTCTGGTACCTCGAGGAGTGGCAGGCCAAGGAGAAGGCCGACGCCGAGGGCGACCAGAGCACCCGCGAGTGGGAGTACGCCCCGCGGCTGCTCGAGGACGTCTACTCCGTTGCCGACGCGGTCGTCGTCGGCAATCTGCTGATCACCCTGCTGAAGAACTCCGACCGCGTCACCTCGGCGTCGCTCGCGCAGCTCGTCAACGTGATCGCGCCGATCATGACCGAGCCCGGAGGTGCCGCGTGGCGCCAGACCACGTTCTTCCCGTTCGCGACGACCGCGCGCCTCGCCTCCGGTTCGGTGCTGAAGCCCCGCGTCGAGGTCGGCACCTACTCGACCGCCCGCCACGGCGACGCACCGCTCGTCGACGCCGTCGCGACCCTCGACGAGGGGCGCGCGTCGGTGTTCCTGGTCAACCGCTCGATCGCCGAGCCGCTCGAGGTCTCGGTCGACGTCAGCGGCCTCGGCGTCTCGAGCGTCGCGGAGGCGGTGGCCCTCTTCGACGAGGACCCGTACGCGAAGAACACGAAGGACGACCAGGAGCGCGTCGGCCTGCGCGACGCCTCCGCGACGCTCGCCGACGGCGTGCTGACGATGACGCTGCCCCCGGTGTCGTGGACGGCGGTCGCGCTGACGGCGTGA
- a CDS encoding HAD family phosphatase: MIVAVLWDMDGTIVDSEPAWVRAQGALAARFGCAWTPADALALIGSTMEQTVRALQAAGVALADSDIEAALERDVLAEMRRGLSWRPGARELLREVHRGGVPQAIVTTSSRVMAEVVADALAPEVPLAALVTGDDVTRGKPHPEPYLLAAATLGVDIARCVAIEDSPTGLAAAVASGAVPIGVPHDAVLAPGAGRTIWPTLAGRGVRDLVELVEARR; encoded by the coding sequence GTGATCGTGGCGGTGCTGTGGGACATGGACGGGACGATCGTCGACTCCGAGCCCGCCTGGGTGCGGGCGCAGGGGGCGCTCGCCGCCCGGTTCGGCTGCGCGTGGACGCCGGCCGACGCGCTCGCCCTGATCGGCAGCACGATGGAGCAGACGGTGCGGGCCCTGCAGGCCGCGGGCGTCGCGCTCGCCGACTCCGACATCGAGGCGGCCCTCGAGCGCGACGTCCTCGCCGAGATGCGCCGGGGGCTCTCCTGGCGGCCGGGCGCCCGCGAGCTCCTGCGCGAGGTGCACCGCGGGGGAGTCCCGCAGGCGATCGTCACCACCTCGTCGCGTGTCATGGCCGAGGTCGTGGCCGACGCGCTCGCTCCGGAGGTGCCGCTCGCGGCCCTCGTCACCGGCGACGACGTGACGCGGGGCAAGCCGCACCCCGAGCCCTACCTCCTGGCCGCCGCGACCCTCGGCGTCGACATCGCGCGCTGCGTCGCGATCGAGGACTCGCCGACCGGACTGGCCGCGGCCGTCGCCTCCGGTGCCGTCCCGATCGGGGTGCCGCACGACGCGGTGCTCGCCCCCGGCGCCGGCCGCACGATCTGGCCGACGCTCGCGGGGCGCGGGGTGCGCGATCTCGTGGAGCTGGTCGAGGCACGTCGCTGA
- a CDS encoding MFS transporter, translating into MTATDLAPPTPEVRRARGAVAALFLTNGALFANLVPRYPEIKADLGLDNAAYGVAIAAFPAGAVVAGLAAAVVIRRLGSGRAAVAGTILTAIGTVLAGFSPSLLVFAVALAFAGATDAITDVAQNTHGLRVQRRYGRSIINSFHAIWSIGAVLGGSMAAGAITLGLPRAVHLSISGVLFAVVSLVALRFCLPGRDDETEAGPGAAATPVRGRVGPRVVLLLAALVAVAIAGTLVEDAASTWAAVYLNGSLGATAAVAAYGFVALVGAQFVGRIIGDRLVDRFGQRTVVRVGGAIAVIGMGAALALPSVPGTILGFAAAGFGLATTVPAAMHEADEIPGLRAGTGVTLVSWLMRLGFLLSPPLVGLVADSAGLRAGLLVVPLAGMVAVLLAGVLSPRRRAGAAA; encoded by the coding sequence ATGACCGCCACCGATCTCGCGCCGCCGACCCCCGAGGTCCGCCGCGCCCGCGGCGCCGTCGCCGCGCTGTTCCTGACGAACGGCGCGCTGTTCGCCAACCTCGTCCCGCGCTACCCCGAGATCAAGGCCGATCTCGGGCTCGACAACGCGGCCTACGGAGTCGCGATCGCGGCGTTCCCGGCCGGAGCGGTCGTCGCGGGGCTCGCCGCGGCGGTCGTGATCCGCAGGCTCGGCAGCGGGCGCGCGGCCGTCGCCGGCACGATCCTCACGGCGATCGGCACGGTGCTGGCCGGGTTCTCTCCGTCCCTGCTCGTCTTCGCCGTTGCGCTGGCCTTCGCGGGGGCGACAGACGCGATCACGGATGTGGCGCAGAACACCCACGGCCTGCGGGTGCAGCGCCGCTACGGACGCTCGATCATCAACTCCTTCCACGCGATCTGGTCGATCGGCGCGGTGCTCGGCGGCTCGATGGCGGCCGGCGCGATCACGCTCGGACTGCCGCGCGCGGTGCACCTGAGCATCTCGGGCGTGCTGTTCGCGGTCGTCTCGCTCGTGGCGCTGCGGTTCTGCCTCCCGGGTCGCGACGACGAGACCGAGGCCGGGCCCGGTGCCGCGGCGACGCCGGTGCGCGGGCGGGTCGGGCCCCGCGTGGTGCTCCTCCTGGCCGCGCTGGTCGCCGTCGCCATCGCGGGCACCCTCGTCGAGGACGCCGCGTCGACCTGGGCGGCCGTCTACCTCAACGGCTCCCTCGGAGCGACCGCGGCCGTCGCCGCCTACGGCTTCGTCGCCCTCGTCGGCGCCCAGTTCGTCGGCCGGATCATCGGCGACCGGCTCGTGGACCGCTTCGGGCAGCGCACGGTCGTGCGGGTCGGCGGCGCGATCGCCGTGATCGGGATGGGGGCGGCGCTGGCACTCCCCTCCGTCCCCGGCACGATCCTCGGCTTCGCGGCCGCCGGATTCGGGCTCGCGACCACGGTGCCCGCGGCGATGCACGAGGCCGACGAGATCCCGGGCCTGCGCGCGGGAACGGGCGTGACGCTCGTCTCGTGGCTGATGCGGCTCGGCTTCCTGCTGTCGCCACCGCTCGTGGGCCTGGTCGCCGACAGTGCGGGCCTGCGCGCCGGGCTGCTCGTGGTGCCGCTCGCCGGGATGGTGGCCGTGCTGCTCGCGGGAGTGCTCAGCCCGCGCCGCCGAGCGGGGGCCGCCGCGTGA
- a CDS encoding sugar O-acetyltransferase yields MHMDHFAGDDRTNRERMLAGDLYIADDPENARLAQRAVRLADAYHRAAVEDEAAARPLLDELIGSLGDGAFVKPPLFVDYGENITIGARTFVNYNLTALDVATITIGEDCQIGPNVQLLTPTHPVEPGPRRDKLEAALPITIGDNVWLGGGVIVCPGVSIGDDSVIGAGSVVTRDIPAGVVAVGNPARVLRSIAE; encoded by the coding sequence GTGCACATGGACCACTTCGCCGGAGACGACCGCACCAATCGCGAGCGGATGCTCGCCGGCGACCTCTACATCGCCGACGACCCCGAGAACGCCCGCCTCGCCCAGCGCGCCGTGCGCCTCGCCGACGCCTACCACCGCGCGGCCGTCGAGGACGAGGCCGCCGCCCGCCCGCTGCTCGACGAGCTGATCGGGTCGCTCGGCGACGGCGCGTTCGTGAAGCCTCCGCTGTTCGTCGACTACGGCGAGAACATCACGATCGGCGCGCGCACCTTCGTCAACTACAACCTCACCGCGCTCGACGTCGCCACGATCACGATCGGCGAGGACTGCCAGATCGGCCCGAACGTGCAGCTGCTGACCCCGACGCACCCGGTCGAGCCCGGCCCGCGCCGCGACAAGCTCGAGGCGGCGCTGCCGATCACGATCGGCGACAACGTGTGGCTGGGCGGCGGGGTGATCGTCTGCCCCGGCGTGAGCATCGGCGACGACAGCGTCATCGGGGCGGGCTCGGTCGTCACGCGCGACATCCCCGCCGGGGTCGTCGCGGTGGGCAACCCCGCCCGCGTGCTGCGGAGCATCGCCGAGTGA
- a CDS encoding TetR family transcriptional regulator, whose protein sequence is MSAERSPRRTDPHRRDRIIDACLDVIAEAGVTGTSHRRVAAAADVPLGSMSYHFTGMDELLHEAFTRFADTVAAQTQRRMDDASTPDEARQAVIDVVVHDIFGSRRELVLTHELYTLAARRPEYRVITHTWMARSRAALEQHFDPLTARMIDALTEGLTIHRALDDQPADDAVVEEAVRRIIG, encoded by the coding sequence GTGAGCGCGGAGCGCTCCCCGCGGCGCACCGACCCGCACCGGCGCGACCGGATCATCGACGCCTGCCTCGACGTGATCGCGGAGGCGGGGGTCACCGGCACCTCGCACCGCCGCGTCGCCGCCGCGGCCGACGTGCCGCTCGGGTCGATGAGCTACCACTTCACCGGCATGGACGAGCTGCTGCACGAGGCGTTCACGCGCTTCGCCGACACCGTCGCCGCGCAGACGCAGCGCCGGATGGACGACGCGAGCACCCCCGACGAGGCGCGACAGGCCGTGATCGACGTCGTCGTGCACGACATCTTCGGCAGTCGGCGCGAGCTCGTGCTCACCCACGAGCTCTACACGCTCGCCGCGCGGCGGCCGGAGTACCGCGTCATCACGCACACCTGGATGGCCCGCTCCCGCGCCGCCCTCGAGCAGCACTTCGACCCGCTGACGGCGAGGATGATCGACGCGCTGACCGAGGGCCTGACGATCCACCGCGCGCTCGACGACCAGCCCGCCGACGACGCCGTCGTCGAGGAGGCGGTGCGCCGGATCATCGGCTGA
- the glsA gene encoding glutaminase A: MSALPDPLAFDLDELRERVLEESGGAVDDSIPELAAADPGLCALALALPDGTVRTSAQSDAPFSIQSAVKPFLFALALLDTDGGALDRVGIEPTGEAFDALKLESGTGRPPNPMVNAGALLTAALVDGGDERGRSARILRGLSAFAGRPLDVDESVACNEHLLGDRNHALAHLMRAEGTLHLGADDAVSAYARACAVLVDASALAVMGATLALGGVNPVTGERVVPARVARDVVSVMATCGVYDGSGRWMRAVGIPAKSSVSGAIVLSAPGRLGAAVVSPPLDEQGTSVRGALASELLSAGLDLHSFGTATD, from the coding sequence ATGAGCGCACTCCCCGATCCCCTCGCCTTCGACCTCGACGAGCTGCGGGAGCGCGTGCTCGAGGAGAGCGGCGGCGCCGTCGACGACAGCATCCCCGAGCTCGCCGCCGCGGACCCGGGTCTCTGCGCGCTCGCCCTCGCGCTCCCCGACGGCACGGTGCGCACCAGCGCCCAGTCCGACGCGCCCTTCAGCATCCAGTCGGCGGTCAAGCCGTTCCTCTTCGCGCTCGCGCTGCTCGACACCGACGGCGGCGCGCTCGATCGCGTCGGCATCGAGCCGACCGGCGAGGCGTTCGACGCGCTGAAGCTCGAGAGCGGCACGGGCCGCCCGCCGAACCCGATGGTCAACGCGGGCGCGCTGCTGACGGCCGCTCTGGTCGACGGAGGCGACGAGCGCGGCCGCAGCGCCCGCATCCTCCGCGGACTGTCGGCCTTCGCCGGCCGTCCGCTCGACGTCGACGAGAGCGTCGCCTGCAACGAGCACCTCCTCGGCGACCGCAACCACGCCCTCGCGCACCTGATGCGGGCGGAGGGGACGCTGCACCTCGGCGCCGACGACGCGGTCTCCGCCTACGCCCGCGCGTGCGCGGTGCTGGTCGACGCGTCGGCGCTCGCGGTCATGGGCGCGACGCTCGCGCTCGGCGGCGTTAACCCGGTGACGGGCGAGCGCGTGGTGCCCGCGCGGGTCGCCCGCGACGTCGTCTCCGTGATGGCGACCTGCGGCGTCTACGACGGCTCCGGCCGGTGGATGCGCGCCGTCGGCATCCCCGCCAAGTCCAGTGTGTCCGGGGCGATCGTGCTCTCGGCGCCCGGCCGCCTGGGCGCCGCCGTGGTCAGCCCGCCGCTCGACGAGCAGGGCACGAGCGTCCGCGGCGCCCTCGCGAGCGAGCTGCTCAGCGCCGGGCTCGACCTGCACTCGTTCGGCACGGCCACGGACTGA